The Oryza brachyantha chromosome 6, ObraRS2, whole genome shotgun sequence region tcgtcttgatcttcggcggaggggtaagcCCTACGCTCCGCCGGCCATGGTAATcgcatcggctagattaggactgtctcggttcagtccgatcttctaatttagttgcgcgattgctagttatcataccagtttcagcttagatcactttcgtgttttgagttgatccgatcgaccactttgggcgatctacgttggtttgatatttgctatttgacatattcaatctaatactatctcgattcggtccgatcttgtagattgcgtttatcagatggtttatatcaaatcactgtattttgctcatcgttttatcggagtaccaaccgataagttatcagtcatcggttaatcagcttgatagcaatctagatctgtttaatatctatcctgacattgctaggcgtaatcttgaactgcctcggtttggtccgatcttctatgattattgttagtaatctaggctagatattttatagatcttggtcgtttgtcaGTCGTTTTTAGCCGATGATATtcgccgatctacatgttcatcatatttacatcaacaGAGTAGTCGATTGCCTTACTGTATCATTTTTACACTAATCGGTTTGATTTACTTAGAttggtatttattttgtgttacaTCAGCTCGTGAGAATTACacgcaaattggttttagtgGATCACAACAAAGCATTCATTGTTgagttaattattccaagtaattcatcggtttatttattagccttatcgatcttcatgttttctataattatatatatcgtgctcgactgcatactgtcttggttaagtccgatctatgtatgtttggttcgatctggttataggggctcgtccgatcaactaggattaataagtaacttggcgaattacattggtctaatatttaattcaagtctatttctatcaagtttctagtcGATCCAGCCTTTTTACAgtcgatcgttcatcctatcagCTAAACGCTGCTACACCAACATCCAATTGGCTGAATATTTAgtcacctatcggctcgatagccgattagcttgttttgttcttcatcttgttagttgcaggatcaaactgactggcacgcctgcgcaccttctaagaatttaggtacTGTACTGGAGCATTCTGAGAAATGACTtctaggcctacgtgtgtgaccattgattgttattttcagcatcaacactcttttatttctccGGAGTTGTCTCCTAGCCAATGAATCCGATGATGATCTCCTCCCACCATTGCCCCTCAACTATGGTGCTGGCGCCGCAAGGCTTGTCAACCTCAACCGTATCCCATAGGTTAGCCACTGCCTTCCTTCCTTCGGCCGAGCAGGTGAGCTTGACTCGGCGTGGGACTCGTCGATCTACACTGCTAATGGGCTTGAGCTCAACGGGCTCCTAGATTAGAACCCCCGCCATCGGCCGGCTCTCTTCCCGTCACCCCCTCTCTCTTAGTCTACCCTACTCCTTTCTTGGCAATGGTTGCTGCAACAGTCATTCCTGGTTTTGCAGTTGAACGTCATTAACGAAACTGACCTACAGTTGAGGAATATAAATTGGACCTTTTTCCAACTAGgctattccctccgtttcatattataagactttctgaatttatctagatttatccatatctcaatgtatatgttttatatacgtatctagattcattagcacacatatgaatctagaccatgctagaaagtcttataatctgATACAGAGAAAATACGACACatcttgcaagttgcaagcCACTTATCCCTACTGGGCCCACATAGACGGGCCATGGCCCAGTACTCTGGGAATGGAAAGCCCAAACGGCCCATCCCACGTCAGCAGAATGTGCATCTGTGGCGAGCGGCAGTTGCTgctttcccttcccttccGTCTTCCTcggcctcaccgccgccgcgcccgtaACCACCTCAACCAACGCCGGATCTCACGGCGAGCCGGGGAACGGCGACAGGAGCAGGAGGAGTGACGTGGAGCATGGagagctcgtcgccgtcggtgccGTTCCCGCTGCTGCAGGCGCCGGTGGAGAGCACGTACCGGGCCTGCACCATCCCCTACCGCTTCCCCTCCGACAACCCGCGCAAGGCCACCCCCGTCGAGATCCAGTGGATCGACCTCTTCCTCAACTCCGTCCCTTCCTTCAGGTCAAATGCTTCCCCCCACCCCGCCCAAATTCTCCGCCGGATGGGTCGCTTCCCCCGTCTCCGTTTCCCGTCGCAGTTGAATTTCTGAGCTCGTCCGTCTTGCACTTGCTGTGGATCTTCGCAGGCAGCGCGCGGAGAATGATCCCACGGTGCCCGACGCGCCCGCGAAGGCCGAGAAGTTTGCCCAGAGGTATATGCATCGCTTTCTTCCTGTGTACATCTGGTTAGCGATTGCTCACGGTTGTTCCTCCTGCAACTCAATGTACTGTTTTAAAAGTAAGAAGTAAGGTAGTGGCCGAGGGTACATGCTTGTTGGCCTGTAAGAGGTTAGTGTTTGATGGATAAGGCTCTATTTTGGGTGGGATGTGTTTTCAGCATCAAACCTATTGAATGTGTTGAAGGACCCTTCAATATGGAGTGTTGGTTGACTCATTCCCTGACTCAAAACTATGCCTGGTGTGTTTAGCTAATCTCTGTTCTGTGAAGAAAAAGGCATCGCCCAAGCATGTAGTGGTTAAAGTGCTTTTATTTGATTAAATATATTGTGAAAAACATGTTATTTAGATATACGAAAATGGGATGGTAAACTTTTCACAGAAACAACATTCATAACATTGAACCTCCATTACtcttttcaaatatgcattaaaAGGTTTAGTATCTGACATAGTGTTGACtttgaaaagttaaaaaacaaGAGAGGCCATGTTCACTCTAcatgaagaaagaaagaagaggggGGTGCCAGGGAAAAGGGGCGGGGgaggtggggggggggggggggtccaaagaaagaaacatgcAATATGCCTGGTGTCCATGCATGAGGCTGCACTATTTCTGTTCCCTCTTTTGCACCCAAAGTATTGCACCATTTTACTCACCCGTACATTCATTATGTTAGTGTTGTGCAAAAATGCCTTTTGTGCTATagcaatagataaatatagggAGGAAGGCGCTCTTTGGTCCCCAAAAAATGGGGTTGTATGTGTTTTCAGCATTAGTCCATTTGAGTGTGCCAAATAACCCCCTTGATGCTATTGAACATACGtagtaaaaatatgtttatttggacaatatttctaaaatacacAGGTTTGCTACATACAGAAATGGTATTAGCAAGTctgtcatgaaaaaaaaaactgttttcaAATTAGTACTAAAGAAGTTGAAAAGCATAAGATTTGGCCATTACAACAAATAATGCTGATTGTATTTTGGTGGGAAATGAAACAGTCTCTTTTTAGCTTGTTTCTCCTTGTTATGAGTTACAGATATCACACAGTTGTAGGTTTCAAGAATAAGACATTTAATTGCCTTCTGGCCCTATATCTCTTTTACTGCTGAGGGAATAAGTATTTGTGTGGTGCCTTTGCTCCAAGATTAATGTGAAGCCCTAACATTTTATTATATCTATCTATTGTATGGTGTAGGTACACAGCAATGCTTGAGGAGATGAAGAAGAACCCAGAGAGTAATGGAGGGCCACCAGATTGCATTGTAAGAATATTGATACTTTGATAGATGAGTTCTTTGAACAACAAAAGAAGATTTTTGGTCATTTGTGCTCTAACTCTTCGATTGAATCTCAAGCTTCTTTGTAGGCTTCGTGAGCTGGTCCTTAGAGAACTGGGATTTAGGGATATATTCAAGAAGGTTAAGGTAAATATCACAAAAAGTTTTTCCTGTTTTCGACACTAATTTAGTATCTACTATTATTGTGACAATTTTACATGTTGCAATTTTCTGTTCATTGCATGATTGTACATGATTAGGATGAGGAGAATGCTAAGGCTATGTCACTCTTTGAGGGTGTTGTTCAGCGAAATGATGAGATTGAAGATGATGGAAAACGAGCGGAAAATTTGATCCGTGGAATCTTAGCAggaaatatatttgatttggGATCTGCACAGGTATGTTGTCACTTGAGACTATTTTGTTGTCCTTTTCTTGTCAATGGGAGTTCACAAGGTTTTCCATAGGTTTTGTCATTGCACCATTGGCTTAGTGTGAAAGGCCAATTGGTACCAAAGGGATAGAACCACTTAAATTATTCATTATTTCCTTCTGATTTATCTTGAATTATCGGtctgttgttgatgaaatgCTCTTATGTACACACTGTCAGAATGTTTACATACTTCTCTCTGCCTCTAATGTCTATGTTTCTTGCATTTAGCTTGCAGAAGTTTTTGCTAAAGATGGTATGTCCTTTTTGGCAAGTTGCCAGAATCTTGTATCTCGACCTTGGGTTATCGACGACCTTGAtgcatttaaaaataaatggacTAAGAA contains the following coding sequences:
- the LOC102708552 gene encoding damage-control phosphatase At2g17340-like, producing the protein MESSSPSVPFPLLQAPVESTYRACTIPYRFPSDNPRKATPVEIQWIDLFLNSVPSFRQRAENDPTVPDAPAKAEKFAQRYTAMLEEMKKNPESNGGPPDCILLCRLRELVLRELGFRDIFKKVKDEENAKAMSLFEGVVQRNDEIEDDGKRAENLIRGILAGNIFDLGSAQLAEVFAKDGMSFLASCQNLVSRPWVIDDLDAFKNKWTKKSWEKAVIFVDNSGADVILGILPFARELLRRGTKVILAANDMPSINDVTYPELAEIINKLKDENGKLAGVDASELLVANSGNDLPVIDLSSVPPELAYLANDADLVILEGMGRAIETNLYAQMKCDSVKIGMVKHPEVAQFLGGRLYDCVFKFNEA